A single genomic interval of Bacillus smithii harbors:
- a CDS encoding DUF2626 domain-containing protein, with amino-acid sequence MDRMFRVLGFWTAIFTIMFYLGDMKITALIFLAQTGFFYLLGYLKLSERMYMYVFGAYLTIFFAGFTYWTNFMMPLGGGQ; translated from the coding sequence TTTCGTGTACTTGGTTTTTGGACCGCCATCTTTACGATCATGTTTTATTTGGGAGACATGAAAATCACCGCGCTCATTTTCTTGGCACAGACAGGGTTTTTTTATCTATTGGGCTATTTGAAACTGTCAGAACGTATGTATATGTATGTCTTTGGAGCTTATTTGACGATTTTCTTTGCAGGCTTCACGTATTGGACGAACTTCATGATGCCATTAGGCGGCGGGCAGTAA